TGATGGCGCCCCAAACGATTTCATTATCAACCTTATCGTAGCCATGAATTACACGGTTGCGCATTCCAATATTTTTTTACCCGTTCATCCATACAACTTCGTTTTGGTTCTTTCCAGCGATTTGATGAAATAAGGGTTGGACAAAGATTTGTCGGTGATCAGATCAATTGGGCGGTTTAAGGCTTGCTCAAGTTTTTCGGCCAGCTCAAAATAGTTATCGGAATAATCCTCAAAACCCAGTGGTTTAAAAGCTACCAGGAGATCAATATCGCTGGTGGAGGTGAATTGATCGGTGCATACTGAGCCAAAAGCAAAGAGCTCCTTCACGTGGTGAGCATCGCAAAGTTGGTGTATAACCGGAATATTTTTAACCATGATTTCCTGCATCTTCATTAATTTTAATACGTGATGGCAAAATTATACCAGATTTTCAAATTAGAAAACCAATCAGCTCAGCTATTCATAATAACGGAAAATCTTACTTTTGCAAAACTTATGAAAGTAGCTGATTTGATAAAACTTATTGAAAATGATGGTTGGTACCTGGCAAGGCGAAAAGGTAGCCATCGCCAATTTAAACATGAACAAAAGTCTGGATTGGTCACTATTTCTGGTCATAAATTGTCAGATGAAGTTGCTAAATGAACAATAAACAGTGTTTTGAAACAAGCTGGACTAAAAAACGAATAACCATGAGAAAATATCTGATCATCATCGAAAAAACCGACACAGGCTACAGCGCCTATGTGCCTGATCTGCCCGGATGCATTGCCAC
The DNA window shown above is from Bacteroidales bacterium and carries:
- a CDS encoding DUF86 domain-containing protein, yielding MRNRVIHGYDKVDNEIVWGAIIKHLPVLKTEISDLLENR
- a CDS encoding type II toxin-antitoxin system HicA family toxin — encoded protein: MKVADLIKLIENDGWYLARRKGSHRQFKHEQKSGLVTISGHKLSDEVAK
- a CDS encoding nucleotidyltransferase domain-containing protein, with product MKMQEIMVKNIPVIHQLCDAHHVKELFAFGSVCTDQFTSTSDIDLLVAFKPLGFEDYSDNYFELAEKLEQALNRPIDLITDKSLSNPYFIKSLERTKTKLYG